TTCGTCAATCATTCCGAGTTATTTATCGATTTCGTTCAGCTTTCCAAATCCTCTTCCGAAGACACCTTTGATAAgaatatttcgtcaaaatggaaatttatcaCACTGCAATTCATCAAAATCTACTCCTTCTGACCAAAGTGTTTCCGAATCTGGACATGGATGGGAAACTTCAAAAAGTAAGTTGGTTACTCGATTAATTACGTAATTGATCGACGAACGAAAACATTTCATTTCTGgacgttttcattttcaagggaatgttcaaaaaaccaaaCACCAAAGGAATGCAGTCTGTTTTCTACTCGATCATGTCGATCATTAACCCAGAATATTGTCGTAAAAATGTACCCTGGCCGGTTTCGTTTTCATCCGATAGTTTCAAATTTCGTAACGCTGTGATAGAATTCATCAAGAAAGTGAGTTTCATTCATCCCTGGTTGGTCTGATTCGTACAGTTGAAAgttataattttgtttcattcaGGAATGTAGTGACTTCGAAGTACCGAAACTCTTACCTTCGTTACTGAATAAAGCCGATGGCGAGAAATATGTCAAATTTGTATTCAATTTCACCACGTACGTTACTAAAATAGTGATTTATCGGAAATTTGGTGAGTATTAGTGCGATTTTTTAGACGATTAAAGTGTTTTCAAATCATcgattcgtgttttgaaattatcGTAGGAGAACTTCTTCTTGAAAAACCCAACGTTAATGTTAATTACGAAGAAAATCTGGCTCTTTTAAACAACATGATTTTCATGTTGATGCACGAAGAAGAACAAAATCAGAGCGGGTATCTGAGTTTCAAAGAGAATTGCGCTAGTCGAACCAAGTAAGTAAAATAGTTCAGTAATTTTATTGAATCTATAGTAATGTAGAAtttaaatgattgattttttttttagaaatctagAGTCTGATTTGATCGCAGCGTTGAAAACATTCCAAAACAAGAAACATTTGTTATTCACCGAAGATGATAAATCAAGTTTAGATGATGCTGCAATCGAACGACTATTCGCCGGTAATTTCGTGTACTTTTCGAATCCATACTCGTATCATCCGTCTTCTTAAGTTTTAATCTTTACAGAAATTGAACGCGAACTTTTCCAATTGAAACGTCATCACGATAAGCTCAAGTCAGAAGTTCAACGTATTCTGAAGAAACAagattacctattatttttaataaatttaaaaaagaagacCACTACAGGGTCATCAGCTATTAAAGCTGTCGACAATTTAGCtgctaatgaaaatatttctaaagcTATCGATGTACCAGTTAacgtaagtactaagtaccCAGAGAACTATTAGGTACTTCGAGTCTTCTACATGATTTATTAATGGTCTATTTTTATGGCAGGTTTTATTGACGAATCTGATAGCGAAAAATACCACTTTAATAACGACAGATTACCATAttagtttgaaatatttcctaCACTATGGTCGACTCATACTCGCAATCCATATGCAAAGATTCCTCGCTTTGAATTTGTCGCCGAAACATTTAGCAATATGTCGTACAATAAGCGATATTTCGACTAATTCAGCCAAACGAGTGGATCGTTTCGAAGCgctgaaaaatcaattgaacGAGACTATCAATACCGCCAAATCCGAACAACCGATTAATCTCAAAGCTAAAAAcagtacgtacatattttttagcTCTTGCAATTTCTAAAATAAGGTATTCCTTGTTGTAACGTTTCCAACGTTTTGATTACATTTAGCTAATCTTACGAGTAACCACTGCACCGAAATTGTTAATTTGCTTAAACTCAAGAGAAGCTACGGGTCTCAGTTCTGTGTACCTATTCAGATGAAAAATCCAATCACTCATTTCTTTACTGAAACCAATGAACGTAAGTTACATAAAATAGAGCATTTTTAGTACGTACTTGAAACGATGAAtagttgtaatttttcttttggtcGATGATTTTTTGTTACAGAGAGCTCGAAGAATTCCATGGAAAGAATGAAGCAGAAAATACAAACTGCGATCGCGTTATCGAACTCGGAAAGAACTGCGAAATTGTATCTGAATTTTTGAGGCGAACTAGATTGttttttatgatgttttatTTATGTATCTGATTTCtgaatattaatatttttatgtTGAATATGTGTACCAAATTTTATTAGATATTTTTGTGAAAGTTCTCAATATATGATTGTGTAAAATTTGCGTTACCTATTTCATGTTTTCTACCATACGTAATTATATTGAAGGAGAGATCACGGTAGAAAAAGTCAAATTACGACTGAATTATCGATTAATTATGCATCGATATCAAAAATATTAGTAAATATTCGAACTCGGCGTCATCAAATTAGTAGCAATTAACACGCTActtggttttataatttttttttagatattgatgaaaattgtgaacCCTTGTGTCCCCTGCCCCACTCCCCTCAGGTGTATTTAGATCCCATTTTAAGAATTGGTTTGTTAtaaagaagatttttttctcaatttttgagattgtAAAAATGGTTACTTTACCAGACCATCgaaaaaaactcgtaaaaaattttaaaagcgaaATCGAACGAGGAACGACCTGAACTCTGAAGTTCATGACGCCGGTAAAGGTCTATCAGATTATTATTCTcaggtgttaataaaattgcataaccggTTCGCCGTAAATCCGGAAAAGGCTGTACCATATCCTCGTGGCAAGGTATAAAGTTATCTAGTATCTACCCCTGGCACTGCTtctacatcaatttttcatctgcgcaaaaattcaagttcaatgTGACATTGTGGAGTATGTTCTCTGGGGAAAGGGAGGAGGTCATCAGGAATATCTTTGTAATTCGAATtcccatcttcatttgatgaaattgtatggaaattccaagtttcaagaattcatcaaaacagtttgaaactgtttcccatcgatttggaaagtcaaaattataGAGTATATTCCTTTTAGCCTTCTAGGTccagttggtaaaattttgattttttttctcatttttggcttacaattgattttcaaaaattcactaaaaatcgaaaaatgcactttcgcacttgaaattttggctggtaatgaatttttgcacaCTCTAtatcgatctagctttgtccagtttcaaaaatctcatacGAGCCCTATGTTGGaaaacaaaatctgcgatttcggctgatctgtcgcCTCTTGAATAAAACTGAGACCAAATCAATATTCAAACACAGTTTAATTCGAGTCGAATACGTACATCGCAAAAATTTACAACtaagaaaaaagtagaaaaacaacacaatcgtacaagttgaaaaaaaaaatacacaaccaGAACATATTGAAATCCAAAGAACGTAGGTAGATAGATGATTATACTTAGTTGATTTTTCGTGTTGAGTAAAACAGTAGGTAATTAGACTCTAATACAAAaccagattttaaaaaagtgaaaaataaaaacaacaagtaCAACACTGTAGAAATGAGCATGAAAAAGGCAAAgtaattacaagaaaaaattgaaataaaactaaATAAGAAACgaataagatgaaaaatataaGAAATATTTATACCTAAAGTAGAAAATCTCGAGAGTCGAGAATCAAAAAGAGATTTAGAAAACGTTACAAGAAAATtagaagaataaattttaagatccgttctataaaaattattaaatatatGAGTTTAAACAGACATGAATATAATATCCATAAAACGTAGTAATAATAATTCAACATAATAATATACCATACATATTGAAATACGACCTGACCATTTTTACACAGGAAATAGACTGAACAGAAATCAGGAAACCTGCTTTATTTTAGGCAAATGCCTGTCACCAAAATCTAGTCACACATTTATGATAAACATCAGATAAATACAcaattgagaataaaaaatgaatctcaCAGTGTgccttttaaaaatgtcaacatAAACATAATACAAGAATGGACtgaataaaatatcatcatcatATACTTATCAAATGACATCTCTAATGACTTGgtaagtttttcatcaaaactttgactatataggtacttatacatacatacgaCAAAGATTATGAATAGGTAATTACATAGGTAAATGAAGTTCTTAGAATtattacaataattatttttaacaagTATAGTAAACATTAGGTTGAGATTCTCAAGTAACCAAAAACCACCCTAACCATTTGTGACTTAGGTAActttgcattaaatttttttaattcatttgatAATTgtgatacctacttaatatctTTGATTCAATAACCTGGTTTGGGATCCATATTCGATAATATATTAATGTGGTGGCCACTTGGGGTTGGTCTTCGGTGcgtaataattatttaaaaaaataagtaccacCACATTACCTTTAGCCATTAACCATGATTAAAAACATTAATGGTACCGGAAcccaaatttgacattttccttTCCCTATCTGTTAACCTgtaacctttaaaaaaattgcaggtAATTACAGtggataattttattcaatttttttaaaatgcatttcCCAAGTTTTATTAGTGTTGTGAGCGATTCTTCTTGAGAACCATTCCAACTAAAGTGTGTTTGTGAAtggtgtttttgaaataaaattatgaacaGTTTGAACTTTGACACgccacaatttttgaatcacCTCAGGCACCCCATTATCTTATGACATTGATGATTATGATTATAGGCAGGCCCGGATCCACGCACTGAGTTAGGTACTGAGAAAATCTCGGTGGGCCACGACGTATTAGGGAAAATTTCTGAATgcatttttatgctcagtgtcctgcactttaaaaaatgggagaaaaaatttgacagattaattgaggagcccaaaatcagggcCGCTTAAATGGGATATTTCAGTGGCCGGCTAAATTTCCCATGTTCTTTGGTCCGGCCCTGATTATAGGTATCAGTGGGTAGATGACATTTATTCGTATTAGTGTGTCgcgattataaaaattatttctcgatAATATGATCGACGGTAGTTAAACGCAAGCCTAAAAAACATCTAAGAAGGCCC
The sequence above is a segment of the Planococcus citri chromosome 3, ihPlaCitr1.1, whole genome shotgun sequence genome. Coding sequences within it:
- the LOC135839564 gene encoding uncharacterized protein LOC135839564, with the translated sequence MEIYHTAIHQNLLLLTKVFPNLDMDGKLQKGMFKKPNTKGMQSVFYSIMSIINPEYCRKNVPWPVSFSSDSFKFRNAVIEFIKKECSDFEVPKLLPSLLNKADGEKYVKFVFNFTTYVTKIVIYRKFGELLLEKPNVNVNYEENLALLNNMIFMLMHEEEQNQSGYLSFKENCASRTKNLESDLIAALKTFQNKKHLLFTEDDKSSLDDAAIERLFAEIERELFQLKRHHDKLKSEVQRILKKQDYLLFLINLKKKTTTGSSAIKAVDNLAANENISKAIDVPVNVLLTNLIAKNTTLITTDYHISLKYFLHYGRLILAIHMQRFLALNLSPKHLAICRTISDISTNSAKRVDRFEALKNQLNETINTAKSEQPINLKAKNTNLTSNHCTEIVNLLKLKRSYGSQFCVPIQMKNPITHFFTETNEQSSKNSMERMKQKIQTAIALSNSERTAKLYLNF